A part of Clostridia bacterium genomic DNA contains:
- a CDS encoding HDIG domain-containing protein, with translation MDLRLPDDVAALAHALAREPGPSGGPAQVFLVGGALRDALLGREPHDYDLATDLPPQAVARAARARGWTAVPVGERFGTVSVIVAGRPIEVTTFRAESDYVDGRRPARVDFVQDVRQDLARRDFTVNAIALGLPGGRWVDPFGGRADLHRALIRTVGDPAARFAEDGLRLLRAVRLSAELLFRIEDATWLAMAAHAEALGRVAAERVGPELERILLAPGVAEGLRRLVWSGLAAVVLPELVPAIGLPPDHEYHALPLFDHLVEVTRLVPPRPAVRWAALFHDVGKPWCRTVDGARVHYYGHDTLGADMFAAAARRLRLERRVAERAERLIARHMFTFDIGPKGMRRLVAQLGEEGVRDLLDLKLADMVGTGGRFVGAAYDALLDFRARFETTLAASTALTVRDLAVDGHDVMRELGVPPGPLVGRVLAALLDEVLEDPAANEREHLLRRVRDLGQQLGEQA, from the coding sequence ATGGACCTGCGTCTGCCGGACGATGTCGCCGCGCTCGCCCACGCGCTCGCGCGCGAGCCGGGCCCCTCGGGCGGGCCCGCGCAGGTCTTCCTCGTCGGCGGGGCGCTGCGCGACGCTCTCCTCGGCCGCGAACCGCACGACTACGACCTCGCCACGGACCTTCCGCCCCAGGCCGTCGCGCGGGCGGCTCGCGCCCGCGGGTGGACGGCCGTTCCCGTCGGCGAACGCTTCGGCACCGTGTCGGTGATCGTCGCAGGGCGGCCGATCGAGGTGACGACCTTCCGCGCCGAAAGCGACTACGTGGACGGGCGGCGCCCGGCGCGCGTGGACTTCGTCCAGGACGTCCGCCAGGACCTGGCCCGGCGCGACTTCACGGTGAACGCGATCGCGCTCGGCCTGCCCGGCGGCCGCTGGGTCGACCCGTTCGGCGGCCGCGCCGACCTGCACCGTGCCCTCATCCGCACCGTCGGCGATCCCGCCGCGCGCTTCGCCGAGGACGGGCTGCGTCTCCTGCGCGCCGTGCGGCTTTCGGCCGAATTGCTTTTCCGGATCGAGGACGCGACCTGGCTCGCCATGGCCGCTCACGCGGAAGCGCTGGGACGCGTCGCGGCGGAACGCGTGGGGCCGGAACTGGAGCGCATCCTCCTCGCGCCAGGGGTCGCGGAAGGCCTGCGCCGGCTGGTGTGGTCGGGCCTGGCGGCGGTCGTCCTCCCGGAACTCGTGCCGGCGATCGGCCTGCCGCCCGACCACGAGTATCACGCGCTGCCGCTCTTCGACCACCTCGTCGAGGTGACGCGGCTCGTCCCCCCGCGGCCGGCGGTGCGTTGGGCGGCCCTCTTCCACGACGTCGGCAAGCCCTGGTGCCGCACCGTGGACGGCGCGCGCGTGCACTACTATGGCCACGACACGTTGGGCGCGGACATGTTCGCCGCCGCGGCGCGCCGGCTGCGCCTGGAACGGCGCGTCGCGGAACGCGCGGAGCGGCTCATCGCCCGCCACATGTTCACGTTCGACATCGGCCCCAAGGGCATGCGGCGCCTCGTGGCGCAGCTCGGCGAAGAGGGGGTGCGCGACCTCCTGGACCTCAAGCTCGCGGACATGGTCGGCACCGGCGGGCGCTTCGTGGGCGCCGCGTACGATGCCCTCCTCGACTTCCGCGCCCGCTTCGAGACCACGTTAGCGGCGTCCACGGCGCTGACGGTGCGCGACCTGGCCGTCGACGGGCATGACGTGATGCGGGAGCTCGGCGTGCCGCCGGGCCCGCTTGTCGGCCGCGTGCTCGCGGCGCTGCTGGACGAGGTGCTCGAGGATCCCGCCGCCAACGAGCGCGAGCACTTGCTGCGGCGCGTGCGTGACCTCGGCCAGCAGCTTGGGGAGCAGGCGTAG
- a CDS encoding metal-dependent hydrolase, with the protein MPQSGLHGIAGLYAARLLRPGDPAGGRGPAVQTEAGAFKYGLVLGNILPDIDFFVMGPAYLVRGSSALGLHRSWSHSLLTQALCCGLLLLLWARGNDRRRGLVKGLWLGMAMHSIADVFLWFSGVRLLWPLSIGDVDLWTRVTAPGWLSNLLGAADYLFFALFFADLGRQARARGVDLDVLPRLRRVIAVLCTLFFAFGALAFVWSGKPALYNLVDYTFFIVAFLPVEIWVLLRMRETVAQAGPVRVGLPPAPPSRLRRG; encoded by the coding sequence ATGCCGCAGTCAGGCCTGCACGGCATCGCGGGGCTGTACGCGGCCAGGCTCCTGCGGCCGGGAGATCCGGCCGGCGGGCGGGGCCCGGCCGTTCAGACGGAGGCCGGCGCGTTCAAATACGGGCTCGTGCTCGGGAACATCCTGCCGGACATCGACTTCTTCGTGATGGGGCCGGCGTACCTGGTGCGCGGCTCGAGCGCGTTGGGCCTGCACCGCTCCTGGTCCCACAGCCTCCTGACCCAGGCGCTGTGCTGCGGGCTGCTGCTGCTTCTCTGGGCGCGCGGAAACGATCGCCGGCGGGGGCTCGTCAAGGGCCTGTGGCTGGGGATGGCGATGCACTCCATCGCGGACGTCTTCCTTTGGTTTTCCGGCGTGCGCCTGCTGTGGCCGCTCTCCATCGGCGACGTCGACCTGTGGACGCGCGTGACCGCGCCCGGCTGGCTCTCCAACCTGCTCGGCGCCGCCGACTACCTCTTTTTCGCCCTCTTCTTCGCCGATCTCGGGCGCCAGGCGCGGGCACGCGGCGTGGACCTGGACGTGCTACCCCGGCTCCGCCGCGTGATCGCCGTCCTGTGCACCCTGTTCTTCGCGTTCGGCGCGCTGGCGTTCGTGTGGTCCGGCAAGCCGGCCCTCTACAACCTCGTGGACTACACCTTCTTCATCGTCGCCTTCCTGCCGGTGGAGATCTGGGTGCTGCTCCGGATGAGGGAGACCGTGGCGCAAGCGGGGCCCGTCAGGGTTGGACTTCCACCGGCACCTCCGTCACGGCTCCGTCGCGGATGA